In Calothrix sp. PCC 7507, one DNA window encodes the following:
- a CDS encoding CAP domain-containing protein has translation MIRTTIHGIALGTFVLTSGANAISIPDKTSTPKSSHIASHNLLAISYPQSRNYPQRSPYPQARPTNSQRSPYPQTRPTNPQNSPTNPQNSPTNPQNSPTNPQNTPNNSQGSQSSADTASIEASVFQQINQYRASINLPALTRNSAADNQAKIHSQNMASGKVGFGHSGASQRFKATGISYKSAAENVAYNSGSDPATRAVQGWLKSPGHLANIKGNFSLTGIGVAKSSDGKVYLTQLFFLS, from the coding sequence ATGATCAGAACAACAATTCATGGAATCGCTTTAGGAACTTTCGTTCTCACCAGTGGCGCGAATGCTATTTCCATACCAGATAAAACTTCTACTCCGAAGTCTTCACATATAGCCAGTCATAACCTTCTGGCTATATCTTATCCTCAGAGTAGAAATTATCCTCAGCGTTCACCCTATCCTCAAGCTAGACCTACCAATTCTCAACGTTCACCCTATCCTCAAACTAGACCTACTAATCCCCAAAATTCACCCACTAATCCCCAAAATTCACCTACTAATCCCCAAAATTCACCTACTAATCCCCAAAACACACCTAATAATTCTCAAGGTTCGCAATCTAGCGCCGATACAGCTTCTATAGAAGCGTCGGTTTTTCAGCAAATTAATCAATATCGAGCTTCTATAAATTTACCTGCACTGACACGTAATTCTGCTGCTGACAATCAAGCAAAGATTCATAGTCAGAACATGGCAAGTGGTAAAGTCGGATTTGGACATAGCGGAGCTAGTCAGCGATTTAAAGCGACTGGTATTAGTTACAAATCAGCGGCTGAAAATGTCGCATATAACAGCGGTAGTGACCCTGCTACCAGAGCAGTTCAAGGCTGGCTCAAAAGTCCAGGGCATCTTGCCAACATCAAAGGAAATTTCAGCCTAACGGGGATTGGTGTAGCCAAGAGTAGCGATGGTAAAGTCTACTTAACCCAACTTTTCTTTCTTTCCTAA
- a CDS encoding CAP domain-containing protein, producing the protein MFRQTAFGIALSTLVLASELTTASFPLHTATKKQIHQPLSISSHQVASTTSFKTTALEKSVFEQINRYRVSQGLTKLTLNANITKQARIHSQNMANGKVPFSHQGFERRVTAIPLIYNSAAENVAFNQGYSNPASEAVTGWIKSPGHLENIKGKYNLTGIGVAANKKGEVYLTQIFLYTR; encoded by the coding sequence ATGTTCCGACAGACTGCTTTTGGCATCGCTTTAAGTACGCTTGTCCTTGCCAGTGAATTAACAACTGCTTCTTTCCCACTCCACACTGCTACTAAAAAACAGATTCATCAACCGTTATCGATTTCTTCACATCAAGTTGCATCTACTACTAGTTTTAAAACAACTGCTCTGGAAAAATCAGTTTTTGAGCAAATTAATCGATATCGGGTTTCTCAGGGATTAACAAAGCTGACACTTAATGCAAATATCACTAAGCAGGCAAGGATTCATAGTCAAAACATGGCAAATGGTAAAGTCCCGTTTAGCCATCAGGGATTTGAACGGCGCGTAACTGCTATTCCCCTTATTTACAACAGTGCTGCAGAAAATGTCGCTTTCAACCAGGGATATAGCAATCCTGCATCTGAAGCTGTAACTGGTTGGATTAAAAGTCCAGGACACCTAGAGAATATTAAAGGTAAATACAACCTAACTGGGATTGGTGTTGCAGCTAACAAGAAGGGTGAAGTGTACCTCACGCAAATTTTTCTATACACGAGGTAG
- a CDS encoding ribonuclease H-like domain-containing protein, whose protein sequence is MTLDDFQVSDRDLSDAALSQYLKSEAIAIDTETMGLLPQRDRLCLVQLCNLEGNVAVVRIAKGQTDAANLKKLLEAANIQKVFHFARFDVATLRYHLGIQVQPIFCTKIASKLARTYTNRHGLKDVVQELEKVELDKSAQSSDWGNAANLSADQLSYAANDVRYLLSVQQKLTEMLKREQRWELAQQCFQVLPTIVSLDLLQFKDLFEH, encoded by the coding sequence ATGACATTAGATGATTTTCAGGTGAGCGATCGCGACCTTAGTGACGCAGCCTTATCGCAGTATTTAAAATCTGAGGCGATCGCTATCGATACCGAAACGATGGGATTACTACCACAGCGCGATCGCTTATGTCTCGTCCAGCTGTGCAACCTTGAGGGTAACGTGGCTGTAGTTCGCATAGCTAAAGGACAAACCGATGCAGCAAACTTAAAAAAACTTTTAGAAGCAGCGAATATCCAAAAAGTATTTCACTTTGCGCGTTTTGACGTTGCTACCTTGCGTTATCACCTGGGAATTCAAGTCCAGCCGATTTTTTGCACCAAGATTGCTAGTAAATTAGCTCGCACTTATACTAATCGTCACGGATTAAAAGATGTAGTGCAAGAGTTGGAAAAGGTAGAACTAGATAAAAGCGCTCAAAGTTCGGATTGGGGTAACGCTGCTAACTTATCGGCAGATCAACTGAGTTATGCTGCTAATGATGTCCGCTACTTACTCAGTGTGCAACAAAAACTCACAGAAATGCTGAAACGCGAACAACGTTGGGAACTAGCTCAACAATGCTTTCAAGTGTTGCCAACAATAGTATCTTTAGATTTGTTGCAATTCAAAGATTTATTTGAACACTGA
- a CDS encoding rhodanese-like domain-containing protein translates to MANKNLVDNIIPSQPHIEPQSDAHVLKSRLEWGEPAFTILDVSDRRTYNEGHITGAMATPIDELVDIATSSLDKDRHIYVYGATEEQSAQAAQSLHSAGFRHVSQLKGGLAAWKAIGGSTEGIIESKTPAGADDYNVVARIQNHVENQRKEV, encoded by the coding sequence ATGGCTAACAAGAATTTAGTAGATAATATTATTCCTTCTCAACCACACATCGAACCACAATCTGATGCTCATGTATTGAAATCTCGTTTGGAATGGGGAGAACCAGCTTTCACAATTTTGGACGTGAGCGATCGCAGAACTTACAACGAAGGTCATATTACGGGAGCGATGGCAACCCCAATCGATGAATTGGTAGACATAGCTACATCATCATTGGATAAAGACCGTCATATTTATGTTTACGGTGCGACTGAAGAACAAAGTGCCCAAGCCGCACAATCGCTACATTCTGCTGGGTTTAGGCATGTATCTCAACTCAAAGGTGGTCTTGCTGCGTGGAAAGCAATTGGTGGATCAACAGAGGGGATTATAGAATCAAAAACTCCCGCAGGTGCGGATGATTATAACGTCGTAGCTCGCATCCAAAATCATGTAGAAAATCAGCGAAAAGAAGTTTAA
- a CDS encoding response regulator transcription factor — protein sequence MVMAPATNPKILVVDDDHGVRNLIYRFLGRKYQIESASDGKTALSMFDQFNPALVILDWNLPDTNGYKLCQEMQSRTNVLVMILTSRNDEADKIRVLAAGADDFMTKPFSLAEVEVRVQALLRRIRSINPSPTQRLVFQQLAINPDGREVTLNDKPLSLTALEFNILHFLASHPGQAWSRPQLIQKIWGCDYVGDGRVVDVHIGQLRKKMEVDTTIPEYIKTVRGYGYKFEPPEDSNA from the coding sequence ATGGTGATGGCTCCCGCTACTAATCCCAAAATTCTTGTTGTAGATGACGACCACGGCGTCCGCAATCTCATTTATCGTTTTTTAGGTCGAAAATATCAGATAGAATCAGCCTCAGATGGTAAAACAGCTTTATCGATGTTTGATCAATTCAACCCAGCTTTAGTAATTCTGGATTGGAATTTACCAGATACCAATGGCTATAAACTCTGCCAAGAAATGCAGAGTCGCACTAATGTATTAGTAATGATACTGACCAGCCGCAATGATGAAGCCGATAAAATCAGAGTCCTCGCCGCAGGTGCTGACGACTTCATGACTAAACCATTTAGTCTCGCAGAAGTCGAAGTTCGAGTCCAAGCACTTTTACGCCGTATCCGCAGCATCAACCCTTCTCCCACACAACGCCTTGTCTTTCAACAGCTAGCAATTAACCCAGATGGCCGAGAAGTGACACTTAACGATAAACCTCTGAGCTTAACTGCCTTGGAATTTAATATCCTACATTTTTTGGCTAGCCATCCTGGTCAAGCATGGAGTCGTCCACAGCTAATCCAAAAAATCTGGGGTTGTGACTACGTCGGAGATGGACGTGTCGTTGATGTGCATATTGGTCAGCTTCGCAAAAAAATGGAAGTTGACACCACGATACCTGAGTATATTAAAACTGTCCGGGGTTACGGTTATAAGTTTGAGCCTCCCGAAGACAGTAATGCTTAA
- a CDS encoding DNA-binding protein produces MMPRSVSYHEGIIQHLKDPLEAASYIEVVLEEGNSKMLGKALKNVIEAQGGMEQLPEQVKQCYEQLDLMLSQQGEVEFSCLSQLLDALGLQLAVTVKSV; encoded by the coding sequence ATGATGCCTAGAAGTGTAAGCTATCATGAAGGAATAATTCAACACCTCAAAGACCCACTAGAAGCAGCATCATATATCGAAGTAGTTTTAGAAGAGGGAAACTCTAAAATGTTAGGAAAAGCACTCAAAAATGTGATTGAAGCACAGGGTGGAATGGAGCAGCTTCCAGAGCAAGTCAAGCAATGCTATGAGCAACTCGATTTGATGTTATCTCAGCAAGGAGAAGTTGAATTTTCTTGTCTGAGTCAATTACTGGATGCATTGGGATTGCAGCTAGCAGTAACAGTAAAGTCAGTATGA
- a CDS encoding type II toxin-antitoxin system RelE/ParE family toxin yields the protein MEVQPREIRNYLTVDGKNIFDEWLDSLRDRRAKAKIRARLDRVEDGNLGDCNSVGEGVFELRIDYGPGYRLYFGQEEITIIILLCGGDKSTQEQDIGKAKKYWEDYRSRDDA from the coding sequence ATGGAAGTGCAACCAAGAGAAATTAGGAATTACCTAACAGTAGATGGGAAAAATATTTTTGATGAGTGGCTTGATTCTCTACGAGATAGAAGAGCAAAAGCTAAAATAAGAGCTAGACTTGACCGAGTTGAAGATGGTAATTTAGGTGATTGTAATTCAGTTGGAGAAGGTGTTTTTGAATTGAGAATCGACTATGGGCCGGGCTACCGCCTATACTTTGGACAGGAAGAGATAACAATTATTATTCTTTTATGTGGTGGAGATAAAAGCACTCAAGAACAAGATATTGGTAAAGCTAAGAAATATTGGGAAGACTATAGGAGTAGAGATGATGCCTAG
- the pdxA gene encoding 4-hydroxythreonine-4-phosphate dehydrogenase PdxA, producing MKNHPRLALTLGDPAGIGTEVVLKALADPAVAQNCELTVVGNLDLLTQTYERLNLAENLTPLVNPAQLSVIDVPLEGKIKAEITIGKGNAASGAASFAYMEYAIAQTLADQFDGIVTGPIAKSAWKAAGYNYPGQTELLAEKSGIDRFGMLFVARSPHTNWILRALLATTHIPLRQVADTLTPELLTKKLDLLLECLERDFGIENGRIAIAGLNPHSGEQGQLGTEEIDWLIPWLEQERQNRPHLQLDGPIPPDTMWVKPGQAWYGNTHSQNPADAYLALYHDQGLIPVKLMAFDRAVNTSIGLPFVRTSPDHGTAFDIAGKGIADATSMKAAIHLAAELVSQRLAAKKL from the coding sequence ATGAAAAATCATCCGCGTTTGGCTTTGACGCTGGGAGATCCTGCAGGGATTGGGACCGAGGTGGTTTTGAAAGCTTTGGCTGATCCAGCGGTTGCTCAAAACTGTGAACTGACGGTGGTTGGTAACTTAGATTTGCTAACCCAGACCTATGAGAGACTGAATTTGGCTGAGAATCTCACACCCTTAGTAAATCCAGCCCAGTTGTCTGTGATTGATGTGCCATTAGAGGGGAAAATCAAAGCTGAAATTACCATAGGAAAAGGTAATGCGGCTAGTGGTGCGGCTAGTTTTGCTTATATGGAATATGCGATCGCTCAAACTCTCGCTGATCAATTTGATGGCATTGTTACAGGCCCCATAGCTAAGTCGGCTTGGAAAGCTGCAGGGTATAATTATCCAGGGCAAACGGAACTTTTAGCGGAGAAATCAGGCATTGACCGTTTTGGGATGTTATTTGTGGCGCGATCGCCTCACACTAATTGGATACTCCGCGCTTTACTTGCCACCACACATATTCCCCTACGTCAAGTAGCAGATACCTTAACACCAGAGTTGTTGACGAAGAAACTCGATTTGCTCTTGGAGTGTTTAGAGAGAGATTTTGGTATTGAGAATGGGAGAATTGCGATCGCCGGTTTAAATCCCCACAGCGGCGAACAGGGACAATTGGGAACTGAAGAAATCGATTGGTTAATTCCCTGGTTGGAGCAAGAACGACAAAACCGCCCCCATTTACAACTAGATGGGCCGATACCACCAGATACGATGTGGGTTAAGCCTGGTCAAGCTTGGTATGGAAATACTCACAGCCAAAATCCCGCAGATGCTTACTTGGCACTTTACCACGACCAAGGTTTAATTCCTGTGAAGTTGATGGCTTTTGACCGCGCTGTGAATACTTCTATTGGTCTACCTTTTGTGCGAACTTCACCAGATCATGGAACAGCATTTGATATTGCAGGTAAGGGAATTGCTGACGCTACAAGCATGAAAGCCGCAATACATTTAGCAGCGGAGTTGGTGAGTCAAAGACTGGCGGCGAAAAAACTATGA
- a CDS encoding PetM family cytochrome b6-f complex subunit 7 translates to MSGELLNAALLSFGLIFVGWALGALLLKIQGAEAEE, encoded by the coding sequence ATGAGTGGCGAACTATTAAATGCAGCTCTGTTGTCCTTCGGTTTAATCTTCGTGGGTTGGGCCTTGGGTGCTTTGTTACTGAAAATTCAGGGCGCAGAAGCAGAAGAATAA
- a CDS encoding SDR family oxidoreductase, translating to MTLLIVGATGTLGRQVARRAIDEGYKVRCLVRSTKKAAFLKEWGAELVSGDLCYPETLPRALEGVTAVIDAATSRPTDSLSIKQVDWDGKVALIQAVKAAGIDRFIFFSILEAEKYPEVPLMEIKRCTELYLAESGLNYTILRLAGFMQGLIGQYGIPILENQPVWVSGVSSPVAYMDTQDIAKFAIRALNVPETEKQAFPLVGTRAWSAEEIINLCERLSGKEARITRMPINLLRTVRRVIKFFQWGWNVADRLAFTEVLASGQPLNASMTEVYQIFGLEQEQTTTLESYLQEYFSRIMKKLKELDYQKSKTKKQRSKKTPFKKVNSQESIGNGQ from the coding sequence ATGACATTATTAATCGTCGGTGCCACTGGCACCTTAGGAAGACAAGTGGCTCGTCGTGCTATCGATGAGGGGTATAAGGTGCGCTGTCTTGTCCGGAGTACCAAAAAAGCAGCTTTTCTGAAAGAATGGGGTGCAGAATTAGTATCGGGAGACTTGTGTTATCCCGAAACCCTGCCAAGAGCGCTAGAGGGTGTAACTGCAGTTATAGATGCAGCGACATCTCGCCCCACAGATTCACTGAGTATTAAACAAGTAGACTGGGATGGCAAGGTAGCATTAATTCAGGCAGTCAAAGCCGCAGGTATAGATCGTTTTATCTTCTTTTCAATTCTAGAAGCAGAAAAGTATCCAGAAGTACCGCTGATGGAAATTAAGCGGTGTACAGAACTCTACCTTGCCGAGTCTGGCTTAAACTACACCATTCTACGGCTAGCTGGATTCATGCAAGGGTTAATTGGTCAATACGGGATTCCGATTTTGGAAAACCAGCCGGTTTGGGTAAGTGGTGTATCCTCTCCCGTCGCTTATATGGACACTCAGGACATAGCTAAATTTGCTATCCGTGCTTTGAATGTACCAGAAACCGAAAAACAAGCTTTTCCCCTAGTCGGGACTCGTGCTTGGAGTGCTGAAGAAATCATTAACCTGTGTGAGCGCTTGTCTGGTAAAGAAGCCAGAATAACACGGATGCCAATTAACTTATTGCGTACTGTGCGGCGCGTCATCAAGTTCTTTCAGTGGGGATGGAACGTAGCAGACAGACTGGCGTTTACAGAAGTTTTAGCAAGTGGTCAACCTTTAAATGCCTCAATGACTGAGGTATACCAAATTTTTGGGTTAGAGCAAGAACAAACTACTACACTGGAAAGCTATCTGCAAGAGTACTTCAGTCGAATTATGAAGAAACTTAAAGAGTTAGACTATCAGAAAAGTAAAACCAAAAAGCAGAGATCAAAGAAGACTCCGTTTAAAAAAGTTAATAGTCAAGAGTCAATAGGCAATGGTCAATAG
- a CDS encoding NAD(+) kinase: MPKVGIIYNDLKPIAGRIAIDLKDKLTADGWHVCITTSIGGILGYSNPESPVCHTPIDGLTPPGFDSDMEFAVVLGGDGTVLAASRQVAPCGIPLLTVNTGHMGFLTEAYINQLPQAIEQVMAGEYEIEERAMLTVQVLRGESVLWEALCLNEMVLHREPLTCMCHFEIAIGRHAPVDIAADGVIVSTPTGSTAYSLSAGGPVVTPGIPALQLVPICPHSLASRALVFPDTEPVNIYPVNIPRLVMVVDGNGGCYVFPDDRVHLERSQYSARFIRLQPPEFFRILREKLGWGLPHIAKPTSVELP, translated from the coding sequence GTGCCGAAAGTAGGCATTATCTACAATGATCTTAAACCGATAGCGGGTCGCATCGCTATCGACCTGAAAGACAAGCTAACCGCTGACGGTTGGCATGTGTGCATCACTACGAGTATCGGTGGCATACTGGGTTACTCCAACCCTGAGAGTCCCGTATGCCACACCCCGATTGATGGTCTGACGCCCCCCGGTTTTGACTCGGATATGGAATTTGCAGTTGTATTGGGGGGAGATGGTACTGTTTTGGCAGCATCTCGTCAGGTTGCGCCATGCGGTATTCCACTACTAACAGTGAATACCGGACACATGGGGTTTTTGACGGAAGCTTACATCAATCAATTGCCTCAAGCAATAGAGCAGGTGATGGCGGGTGAGTATGAAATTGAAGAACGAGCAATGCTCACTGTTCAAGTGTTGCGGGGGGAGTCAGTATTGTGGGAAGCCCTCTGCTTAAATGAAATGGTGCTACATCGGGAACCATTAACCTGTATGTGCCATTTTGAGATTGCTATAGGGCGTCATGCGCCAGTCGATATAGCAGCAGATGGTGTGATTGTTTCGACACCAACTGGTTCTACAGCCTATTCCTTGAGTGCTGGTGGACCTGTTGTTACACCTGGGATTCCCGCATTGCAACTAGTACCTATCTGTCCTCACTCTCTAGCTTCCAGAGCTTTAGTGTTTCCAGACACGGAACCGGTAAATATTTATCCAGTAAATATTCCTCGGCTGGTGATGGTAGTAGATGGGAATGGGGGGTGTTACGTTTTTCCTGACGATCGCGTACATTTAGAGCGATCGCAGTATAGCGCTCGGTTCATTCGCCTGCAACCACCAGAGTTTTTCCGAATTTTGCGCGAAAAACTGGGATGGGGTCTACCACATATTGCTAAACCCACTTCGGTAGAATTACCTTAG
- the nblR gene encoding response regulator transcription factor NblR, with translation MTVAHSPCVLVVETDETLANQLSFDLQEAGYEAVLANDAASGLQYSRDRQPSLIVLDRMLAGESGLSLCKNLRSAGMRSPVLVLMARDSVDDRVACLEAGADDYILKPYRAEDFLKLIRLYLKPDVDTTEQLRFGDLVLDIATRRAIHNSRVIDLTMKEFELLKFLMEHPREVLTREQILENVWGYDFMGESNVIEVYIRYLRLKIEDEGQKRLIQTVRGVGYVLRES, from the coding sequence ATGACAGTTGCTCATAGCCCCTGTGTTTTAGTTGTCGAAACCGATGAGACTCTTGCAAATCAGCTTTCTTTTGATTTGCAAGAAGCTGGTTATGAAGCCGTTTTGGCTAATGATGCAGCGAGCGGTTTACAATATAGTCGCGATCGCCAGCCTTCTTTAATTGTCCTCGATAGAATGCTGGCGGGGGAATCAGGACTCTCACTATGCAAAAATCTGAGGAGTGCTGGTATGCGTTCTCCAGTGCTAGTACTCATGGCTAGAGATTCAGTCGATGATCGTGTAGCTTGTTTAGAAGCAGGCGCTGATGACTATATTCTCAAGCCTTACCGCGCAGAAGATTTTTTGAAGTTGATTCGCCTCTATTTAAAACCTGATGTCGATACCACAGAGCAATTGCGCTTTGGAGATTTAGTGCTAGACATCGCTACCCGTCGTGCTATTCATAACAGTCGGGTAATTGATTTGACTATGAAAGAATTTGAACTCTTAAAGTTTTTAATGGAACATCCCCGCGAGGTGTTGACACGCGAACAAATTCTCGAAAATGTTTGGGGTTACGACTTTATGGGTGAGTCAAATGTAATTGAAGTATATATTCGTTACTTACGCCTGAAAATTGAAGACGAAGGACAAAAGCGTCTAATTCAGACAGTGCGCGGTGTCGGGTACGTTTTAAGGGAATCTTAA
- a CDS encoding DUF192 domain-containing protein has product MIRWLSLVSMLLSVLLMGCSLPTTAKSPTGSGSRTEATAPSGQKLPISAQAFVPNGKMIQLEVARTSEQQAMGLMYRPALPDDRGMLFEFPSPQPVSFWMKNVPVELDMVFLQKGVVKYIQVAAPPCASEPCPTYGPNTLIDTVIELRSGRSAELGLKVGDRVKIKFLTSGALRR; this is encoded by the coding sequence ATGATTCGTTGGCTAAGTTTGGTTTCCATGCTACTAAGTGTTCTGCTCATGGGTTGTTCTCTACCCACCACAGCTAAATCTCCCACTGGTTCTGGCTCTCGAACTGAAGCAACTGCACCTTCCGGTCAAAAACTACCGATTTCTGCCCAAGCTTTTGTTCCTAATGGGAAGATGATTCAATTGGAAGTGGCGCGGACTTCAGAACAGCAGGCGATGGGATTGATGTATCGTCCAGCTTTACCAGATGATAGAGGGATGCTGTTTGAGTTCCCTTCACCACAGCCAGTCAGTTTTTGGATGAAGAATGTACCAGTTGAACTGGACATGGTCTTTCTCCAGAAAGGGGTTGTCAAGTATATTCAGGTGGCTGCACCTCCTTGTGCTAGTGAACCTTGTCCCACTTATGGGCCTAATACACTAATTGACACAGTGATTGAATTACGCTCTGGGCGCTCTGCTGAATTGGGTTTGAAAGTTGGCGATCGTGTCAAAATTAAATTCTTAACCTCCGGAGCCTTACGGAGATGA
- a CDS encoding DUF2949 domain-containing protein: MTIHTTQGGEIQMAPSTYSRLIHFLQEDLAISTASLAVALRHREQDPGPLPMILWQYGLITLEQLEKIYDWLETA, from the coding sequence ATGACAATACACACTACGCAAGGAGGTGAGATACAAATGGCACCATCAACATATTCTCGACTGATTCATTTTTTACAAGAAGATTTGGCAATTTCGACGGCGTCTTTGGCTGTGGCGCTACGACACCGGGAACAAGATCCAGGCCCTTTACCCATGATTCTTTGGCAGTATGGGTTAATTACTCTGGAACAGTTAGAGAAAATTTATGATTGGCTAGAAACGGCGTAG